A stretch of the Arvicola amphibius chromosome 8, mArvAmp1.2, whole genome shotgun sequence genome encodes the following:
- the Mtfr2 gene encoding LOW QUALITY PROTEIN: mitochondrial fission regulator 2 (The sequence of the model RefSeq protein was modified relative to this genomic sequence to represent the inferred CDS: substituted 1 base at 1 genomic stop codon), with protein MSLLLSILRNMLAYFGVPVDQDLLIWQNKDYGSARSFIRMIGRVLPLEPCRRPNFELIPHLNSEESDDYEPVVPSFADVLCVANDEEARYLRFRHGLRKKEEEGEMALFHSSKLIWDPLSPALRQNEPVKNDLPASEAAIQKIAALEDELTFLRAQIAAIVAMQERRESEETGFCDLSDGPSMEQALSSSVTAGLSEEPDHSPSSVLFSSPPPPPPPPLPQFPLQPCFPPVQPGSASRDDPTTAMGKQHSGVHKMSGSHCSESRGVSDVPNMLDVLKDMNKVKLRPIERSPGGRPIQKKRQSLQWDPVSLISNALKKKFAFQDDSFDNENRSWECSPFSSPETSRFXCHISPTENQRSKGRTGNIKAVIQGIRSESWAYTWKDRCRNALWCPPRPFRELQLLLG; from the exons ATGTCTCTCTTACTGAGCATATTAAGAAACATGCTGGCATATTTTGGTGTTCCTGTAGACCAG GATTTGTTGATTTGGCAAAATAAAGACTATGGGTCAGCTCGGAGTTTCATCCGTATGATTGGGAGAGTGCTTCCTTTAGAACCTTGTCGAAGACCTAATTTTGAG ttGATCCCTCACTTGAACTCTGAGGAGTCTGATGATTATGAACCTGTTGTTCCATCTTTTGCTGATGTTTTGTGTGTGGCAAATGATGAAGAAGCCCGTTATCTCAGGTTTCG ACATGGTCTacggaaaaaggaggaggaaggggaaatggcTCTTTTCCATTCTTCAAAACTAATTTGGGATCCATTGTCACCTGCTCTAAGACAGAATGAACCAGTGAAAAATGATCTGCCAGCAAGTGAGGCTGCAATTCAAAAAATAGCTGCCCTTGAAGATGAGCTCACTTTTCTTCGGGCTCAGATTGCTGCAATTGTGGCAATGCAGGAGCGGAGAGAGAGCGAAGAGACTG GCTTCTGTGACCTGAGTGATGGACCCAGCATGGAACAAGCGCTGTCGTCATCAGTGACTGCTGGGCTGAGTGAGGAGCCAGATCACTCTCCAAGTTCagtattattttcttctcctcctcctcctcctccaccacctctgcctcagtttcctctccagcCATGTTTTCCTCCTGTGCAACCTGGATCTGCTAGCAGAGATGACCCAACAACTGCCATGGGAAAGCAGCACTCAGGTGTTCACAAGATGAGCGGTAGCCATTGCTCAGAAAGCCGTGGAGTTAGTGACGTTCCAAACATGCTGGATGTTCTAAAGGACATGAATAAGGTCAAACTCCGTCCCATTGAAAG gtCACCAGGTGGTAGACCCAttcagaagaaaagacagagttTACAATGGGATCCAGTGTCTTTAATATCCAATGCACTTAAGAAGAAGTTTGCATTTCAGGATGATTCCTTTGACAATGAAAATAGATCTTGGGAGTGTTCTCCATTTTCTAGTCCAGAAACTTCAAGG ttttgatgtCACATTTCTCCAACAGAAAACCAGCGATCTAAGGGAAGAACTGGTAATATAAAAGCAGTTATTCAAGGTATCAGGAGTGAAAGCTGGGCCTACACTTGGAAAGATAGATGCAGGAATGCTCTGTGGTGTCCTCCGCGGCCTTTCAGAGAATTACAGCTTCTGTTAGGGTGA